In Exiguobacterium sp. 9-2, the genomic window TGTGCGCCAGACTCGACTTGTTTCGCACCATCGACGAGCTTCAATTGTCCAGCGTTTAGTTGCGATACAGCAGACTGGACTTGCTGACCACCTGCGGCGAGTTGACCGATTTTCTTCGTTGCTTCTGTTGCTTGAGCAAGACTCTGATCAATTGCACCTTCTTGGGCAGCAAGACTTTGAATATTTTCTTCTAATGAACCAATAGAACCGAGTAATGTTTGTTTTTCTTCATCTGATAACTGTTCAGAAGCAGAAATAACTTCTTTTAGTTGAGCGACGGTTGCCTCAAGTGCTTCGCGACGGGCCCGTAAGTCCTGTTTCGCCTGTTCAGCATCTTGATTGAGTTGTGTTAAAAAGGCATTCGCAGCTTGTGCTTTTTCATCCAGTTGATTTAATCCGTCCGTCAACTGAGGAATTTTTTCATTAAGCTGAGCAGTACCCGCAGCCAGTTGTTCTGCCCCTTGGCGTACCTGTGTTGAGCCACCGCTGAGTTTTGTTGCGCCTTCTTGAAGTTGCGCGGCACCTGCCTGTAAATTGCCACCGTTTTCATCGAGTGTGTTCAATCCAGAAGATAGCTCATCCGTTTTTTGAGCGAAGAGGGTGGTCTTTTCGTCGAGTGTCGTGACACCATCACTCAGTTTTTTCGAACCTTGATTCGCTTCCCCGAGTTTTTCGGACAGTGTCAGACTGCCATCTGCGAGTTTTCCAAGATTTGTTGCTAGTGTTCTAGCGCCATCCGCTGTTTTATGGTTACCGTCCTCGAGTTTAGAGGAACCGTCCGACGCTTTTTCCATTCCGTTTGCGATTTTCTTTAACGCACCGAATATAGCACTACTATATTGTTTCGTAACGGATTTTCGGATTTTTTCGTTTAACTGTTTTGCGGCAGTACTCGAAATTTGTGTTCCCGAGTAGTTTTTCGCTGGATTCAAGTAATATTCTAACTCAATCTTCTTAGGGTGATCATCGAGTAGGGTCGTTGCATTTTTAGAAAAATTCTTTGGAATGACGACTGTCATGTAGACTTTTCCGTCACGCAATTCTTTCTCTGCCTTATCCTGAGACAAGAACTGCCAATCAAAATCATCATTTTTTTTGAGTTTATCGACGAATTGATCCCCGATGTCGACTTTCTCTCCTTTAAACTTTGTCGCCTGATCTTCGTTGACGATAGCGACCTTAATATCTTCTGTACGACCGTACGGGTCCCAGAATGCAGATAAGAAGATGGAGTTGTAAAGAAACGGTACGAGGATGAGGGCGAGAATAACGACGATCATCATCGGACTCTTCAATTTCTTCCATTCTGAGCGAAACATAAATACAAATCCCCTTTCTAAAACTCAAAACTAATTTGAGTTTTAGGTTTTGATGAGATTTACTTTACTCTCTTCATTATAAAAAATCAATCGATAATTCCAATTTCACACAAAAAAACGACTCACGGAGAGTCGTCTCTAGAAAATGATTAAGGAATTAACAGTAACTTTCCTGTACTACGTCGGCTTTCTAAAAAGTCATGCGCTGCTTTTCCATCAGATAAAGCAAAAATTGTCGGAGAGGACAGGTTAAGGTGACTAGATAAAATCCAATCAAACAGCTCACCCGATCTGCGGATGCGTTCCTCAGAAGACGTTAACACATTCCAAAGGTCGCCACCTGTTAATGTTTTGGACGTATCCATTAAAAAACGTGGATCGACAGGTGCGGGATCACCGCCTGCCATACCATAGAAGACGACGGTCCCATGTACTTTCGTTACATGGAAACTGTCCATTAGCGTAGAACCGATAGACTCATAAACGACATCGACCCCTCTACCAGAAGTTTGTGTAAGCACTTGCTCGACCCAGTTCTCTGAGTACAAATAGACAGACTCACAACCGGCAGTTTTTGCGATCTGTGCCTTATCGGGAGAAGAAGTTAAGCCAATCGGAGTTGCACCAAGTAAACGAATGAGTTGTGTCAGTAATTGCCCCACGCCACCGGCAGCAGCGTGAACTAAGACGGTATCTCCTGGTTGAACGTGATAACTGTCGCGAGTCAAATAATGTGCCGTCAATCCTTGTAATAAGACAGAAGCTGCTGTTTCGTATGAGATACCGTCAGGAAGCGGAATCAATTTATCAACGGGTGCCGCCACGTACTCAGCGTTCGCAAGCGGAACGTCCGCAAAAGCAATCCGTTGACCTACATGGAACGTTGAAACGGCTGCACCGATTGCGGTGATGACTCCTGCTCCTTCGTAACCTAAAATATAGGGAGGCTGTCCTTCTAAATGATAGTTTCCTTTTCGACGATAAATATCTGCAAAATTCAGACCGATCGCTTTCATTTCAATCAGAACTTCCTGTTCGCTGATTGTTGGCGTTGGCACGTCTTCGAAGCGTAATACATCAGAACCTCCGAATTCGTGGAATGTTAATGCCTTCATCTCAACACATCCTTCTTTTAAATCTGCTTATAGTATAAAGCAGAACATCTGAAAATGATGGACAGATGCGTTACACTAGAAAAAAAGAAGAAAGAAGGGACGTTATGAAACGTGTCTTAATGGGAGGCATTCGCTTTTATCAAAAAGTCATTTCTCCCATGAAACCAGCCACATGTCGATTCTATCCGACGTGTTCCCATTACGGGATGGAGGCAATTGAACGTCATGGTGCAGTAAAAGGGAGTTATTTGACGACACGCCGTTTGCTCCGTTGCCAACCGTTTCATCCAGGAGGTCTCGATTTCGTTCCAGAACCTGATCAGTTTAGTTGGAAAGCGCCGTTACAGCGAGAAAATCCCCGTGAGAAGGTCGAAGTCACTGTGGAATAAGTCATGTTAGGGTTTATGTTAATAGTTTAATGAATGAAGAAAAAGGGGGGGGGTTACCGGAAATCATCGGTAACACACCCCCCTTTAATTGTTTCATTTGTTGAACGCTCATAGTTTACCTGTTAAAAACTGTGCTTCACCGAGACCGAAACTCCAGTCCGCCGCATCATTTTCGACGATTGAAACCATTAAATCAGTCGGAGCAAGTCCACAATTTGCTTCTAATCGTTCAGCGAGCAATTGATAGAGACGTTGCTTCTTCTCTTTCGTCCGCGTTTTACTTGTCACACTGATAAGGACGATATCTTTACTCCGCTTAAAACCAAGACCTGTATCTTGAATGACCATTTCGTGAGCTTTGTGTGTATGCACGATTTGATACCGATCACGTTCCGGCACGTCGAATGCTTCGACCATCGCGTCATGTGCAGTGTTGAGTAACACGTTCAACTCTTCTTCAGAACGTCCTTCAATGACGTCGAATCGTAATAATGGCATAACCGTTCAGCTCCTTTTTTAAGTATGTAGAGCAGGGAAGAGTTCCCTGCTCTCGATTATTTATTCAAAGAATGGTTTGTATTGGCGGCGATCATGCATGACGGACAACCATTGTACAGTTGAGAATTCTTCAAGTACCCATTCACCGTTGAAGCGACCAAGTCCTGAATCTTTTTCACCACCAAATGGCATATGTGGCTCATCGTTGACCGATTGGTCGTTGATGTGAATCATACCTGTCTCGACTTCCAGTGCAAAAGCGGTCGCACGTTCAATAGATGAACCGTGCACTGCACCACTCAATCCGTATGGAAGAGAGTTTGCGATTTCAAGTGCCTCTTCATCTGTATCGAATGGGATGATGACGGCAACTGGTCCAAAGATTTCATTTTTAGCAAGCGGCATATCGTTCGTGACGCCTGTGACGACAGTTGGCGCAATGACGTTGTCTTTTGCTTCTCCACCTACACGAACGGTTGCACCGGCAGCTTTTGTTTTTTCAAGATCTTCAAGGATGCGTTCGACTTGTGATTGATTGATGAGTGGTCCGACTTGTGTCCGGTCATGTGATGGATCACCATACTGTAATTCTTTCACACGAGCAACGTATTTTTCGACGAACTCATCATGAATCGAAGAAGCGACAAGAATTCGGTTCGTCGACATACAGATTTGACCTTGATGATAGAACTTGCTGTAGACAGCAGATTCAACCGCACGATCGAGATCAGCATCATCAAGTACGACGAAGACGTTGTTTCCGCCAAGTTCAAGCGCTGTTTTCTTCAGGTGTTTACCGGCAAGTTCTCCGATGTGGCGACCGACTTCAGTTGATCCTGTAAAGGAAATCAAGCGTGGGACAGGGTGTTCGACGATGGCGTCACCGATTTCTGAACCACGACCGACGATGACATTTAAAACACCTTTTGGTAATCCAGCTTTTTCAAACAGGCTAGCGAAAATTAAACCGCCTGAGACAGGTGTGTCTGTTGCCGGTTTAACGACGACTGCATTCCCAATAGCGATAGCAGTAGCAATCGACCGCACAGCTAAGTGGAACGGGAAGTTCCATGGACTGATGACACCGATGACGCCAAGTGCTTTACGATAGATTCGGTTTTCTTTGCCTGGTACGACCGATGGACGAATTTCACCGTGCATCCGTAATGGGAAGGTAGCAGCTTCCTTGACGATCAAGACTGAGGCAAGGAATTCACCTTCCGCTTTAATACGTGTACTTCCTGACTCTTTGATTAGCCAATCGATGATAGTCTCTTTTTCTTCGTACAACACCTTCAGGAAGTTTTCGATGAGACCTTGGCGTTTTAAGGCAGGAACTTTCGCCCAGTCTTTTTGAGCAACTTGAGCCGCTTCATACGCGTCATCTAAATCTTGTTGGTTCGCGGCAGAAATCGTAAAGAGCTCTTCTCCAGTGAATGGATTTGTGTTCGTCATGTTGCTGTCACTTGCGCCTGTGCGCCACTGACCGTCAATATAAATCTTCGTAAAATCCGTATGCAATGTAGCTTCGTTTTGTTGAGCCATCTCATTTCATCCTCCATTCGTTATTATAACAATTAAGTTATTCACGTTATGAAAAGAAGTAAAACACATCCATACACTTCTACCAAACATGTTGCTCAAAATCAGTCAGTCAAGCGGGTTTTAAAGAACTTTAAACCAGGAATTTAACCAATATAATGCTATAAAAATGAGTGGGATCGTTCTTTTTTAGAAGGACGATTGAAACAAGCGCTTGATGAAACCTTTACCTCTTCACGTTCGTAATAAAAGCAAGAACTTTAGAAGAAGGGAGGGATGGAAGTGACAATTTTATTATGGAGTCTAATCGTCGTGTGTTTTCTCGTCGCTTTTGCAGGACTCGTATATCCGATCATCCCAAGTGCGCCGATTTTAGTGGTAGGCTTTTTGATTTATGGATTCGGATTCGGTTTCTCTGAATTATCGATTAGTTTTTGGGTGATTCAAGCGATTTTTATCATTCTCTTGTTCACACTGGATTATCTCGTCAGCGCCTACACTGTTGATCGACGGGGAGGATCTCAAGCGGCTAAAATCGCGACGACAGTGGGATTGATTGCTGGACCGTTTATTTTACCAGGAATCGGACTATTGATTTTCCCGTTCGTCTTTGCCATCTTGACGGAAAAAATCATTAGTAAAAAAACATGGCAAACAGCCGTTTCAGTAGGAATCGGTACGGTTCTCGGTATCTTATCAAGTGCGTTGTTAAAGGGAATCGCGATGTTGCTCATGATTGTAATCTTCATCCTATACGTGGTCTGACCGATTGAAATCGTGTCTTCAAGTACACATTTTGCAAAAGTTCCGTTATAGTATGAATATGAAAAAGTAAGGAAGCTTTGAAAGAATAAAGCTTCTTTTTGCTGTAAACGACCAGATGCCTTTGCATCTGGCTTTATATTAATGGAGGTGAATCCCCTTTCTTCGGGGAAACGATTGGACAGTACACACTCAATGGAGACATTCGACACGACGACGATCATTATTCGACTACTCGTCATTGCACTACTCATCATTTTAACCGCTTTTTTTGTTGCCGCCGAATTTTCGGTCGTCAAAATGCGAATGTCTCGAATCGATCAGTTGATTACAGAAGGAAGCAAGACTGCGAAAGTAGCGAAAAAGCTGCTTGAGAATTTGGATTATTATTTATCAGCCTGTCAACTTGGAATTACCGTGACAGCGCTTGGTCTCGGGTGGCTAGGAGAATCAACGGTAGGTGCGATTCTCAGTATGTTGTTCGAAGAAATCGACATCCCAAACTCCGTTTCGACGATCATTTCGTTCGTCCTTGCATTCTCAATTGTAACGTTTCTTCATGTCGTGCTTGGAGAACTAGCTCCTAAGTCCTTGGCTATTCAAAAGACGGAAGCCATCACGATGTTACTCGCACCACCGCTTTATTGGTTCGGTAAGGTCATGAAACCTTTCATTTGGACATTGAACGGTTCAGCCCGGGTCATTCTTCGTTTGTTTGGTGTTGAACCTGCTGGTCACGAAGAAGTTCACTCGGAAGAAGAAATTAAAATCATCATGACGCAGAGTTACAAGAGTGGAGAAATTAACCAGACCGAACTTTCCTACATGCAAAATATCTTCTCGTTCGATGAGCGGATCGCGAAAGACATCATGTTACCGCGGACAGATTTAATCACGATTTCGAACGATGCATCGATGGAGGACATTATTCGTCTCGTTGAAGAGTATCAGTTCACGCGTTATCCGGTAGCGGAAGAAGGAGATAAGGATAAAATACTTGGCTTCATCAATGCAAAACAATTATTTACGGACCATATGGCGAACAAGGGGAAAGCATTAAGTTATTATATCCACAACTTGCCGATCGTATCCGAGTATTCACCTCTTCAAGACGCGATGCTGAAAATGCAAGTGGAACGGACGCCAATGGCACTCGTCATTGATGAATACGGAGGGACAGCTGGTGTCATCACGATGGAAGACATATTGGAGGAAATCGTCGGAGAAATCCGAGATGAATTCGATAAAGATGAGAAAGCGGATATCGAACAGATTCATGAGCGATTATACCGGATTTCAGGTCGTGTCTTGATTGATGACTTAAATGAACGCTTTAACCTAGGTATTGAAGAAGAAGATATTGATACGATTGGTGGTTGGGTCATGGCACAGGATACAGAAGTATCAAGTGGTCAAGAATTCCGCTATCAAGCGTATACGATCAAGGTCATGGAAGTCGATAACCACCAAGTGAAGTCGATTTATCTTCAATTGCCTGATCAAGAAGAAGTTGCAGCAGAGGATATCGGATAAAATAGCAAAATCAAAAGACGATGGACATTAAGTTCATCGTCTTTTTTCGTTATTGAAAGAATGGCAGGGTAAAGGGATTGAACACTCCTTGTGTTTATCTCCGCCAGTGACGGGTATTACTGTTTATGTGGCAAAAAAGTCTTTTTTAATTCAACAGGAAAAGGGGTTTTCTATCATGTCAAACGTCATTCTTACTTCACGCGCATCTGCAGTCGGTGGTCGCGACGGGAAAGTCGCTTCAGATGATAACGTCATTAATCTTGATTTAGTCATGCCTGGAACAAAAGGCAAAGAAGACATTCCGACATCAAACCCGGAACAGTTATTCGCAGCAGGATATGCCGCTTGTTTTGATGGTGCCTACAATTTGATGGCGCGCCAAGCGAAAAAACGAGTCGAGACGCGGACGAATTCAGAAGTCAGCCTCTTACAGGACGAAGCGGATAACGGTGTGAAAATTGCGGCGAAACTCGTCGTCGAAGTCGTTGGGGTATCGCAAGAAGAAGCAGAAGAACTACTTGAGAAGACACACAATTTCTGCCCGTATTCAAAAGCGACTCGTGGCAACATCGATGTTGACCTTTCTGTTAAAGTCGTCGATTCGTTATAAGAAATGCATCCTTAAGGAGGGTTTTCGATGGCACCAAAAGAAACCGATCGTCCAAATGAAAAATTGGAAGATGAACGGGATCGTCTGTCTGATAAAGAACGGAAACTGACAGAGGAGCAACAAAAGGAAATCCTAAAAGGTAAAAACGAGATGCCAGATGATCCGGTTTCTCCACGAGATCGCGGAGAAGATCCGATTTAAATTCAAACAACTTGGGAGATGAATCACATGTCTAAAAAAGTAGCAGTCGTACTCGCCGATCATTTTGAAGATGTAGAATTCACTGGACCGGTTGATGCGTTAAAAGAAGCGGGGCACGACATTACTGTCATTGGTGCCAAAAAAAGTGCAGAGCTTGTTGGTAAACAGGAAGATGCAAAAGTAACCGTTGATCTCTCAATTGATGAGACATCGGCGGCAGACTATGATGCCCTTTTGATACCAGGTGGATTTTCACCAGATTTACTACGCGAAGATGAGCGTTTCGTCTCATTCGTCGAAGAATTCGATATGTCAAAAAAACCGATCTTCTCGATCTGTCATGGACCTCAGTTGATGATTAACGCCAAAATCGTTAAAGGAAGAAAAATGACAGGTTATAAATCAATTCGCATCGACCTAGAAAATGCTGGAGTAGATTTCGCGGACGAAGAAGTCGTCGTTGATGATAATTTTATCTCAAGTCGACAACCGGATGACATTCCTGCATTCAATCGAGAAATCGTTGCAAAACTCGGCTAATCGTATAAAACAAAAATCAGCACTGCGTTGTCGCAGTGCTGATTTTTTTATGAGTTCTCTGGATAATCACAGAGTTCCGTGATAACCCCATGTGAATGACGAGGGTTCATATAAATCAGTCGTCGTCCAAACGGCGTCGTTCGATACGTATCTTCTAAAAATGTTAAGCCTTGTTGTTTTGCTTCGGCGATTGCTTGATCTAAATCATCAACACGGTAGGCAATGTGATGGACTCCTTTTCCACGTTGTTTTAAAAAACGAGCGATTGGACTATCCTGGCTAGTTGGTGTCAACAGCTCGATATGCGCATCATCGAACTCGATGACGGCGATGTTGGAAGCGACACCAGGTGCGGGGTTTGAGTACTCTTTTGTTAATGTTCCACCAAGTACTTTTGTATAAAATGAGATTGCTTCTTGCATATCGCGAACGGCGATGCCGGTATGATCTAGTTTCATCTGATGTTTCCCTCCATTCGCTTCAGTTTCCCAAAAATGAATCAAAGTTGCAATGGGAAGCTGTTTTCCATCATTTTCTATTACATAGAAGAGGAACAATTTATTTAAAATGAAATATCACTGAAATATTATGGAAGAGGAATGAATGCTATAATCAAAAACGTTCCTATAAATAAGAAAAACTATTATAGAATTTAATTTTAACGTAACTGTTATTCCATATAATGCATCGACATACTACTAGAGAAAAAGAGGGAATACTACATGAAAAAAACGTTCGCGTCGCTCATCGTTTCCGCACTAGTTCTTTCATCAGCACCTCATTTTGCAGCAGCTGACGATTTAAGTGAACAGAAAGCTAAAAACGAACAACAGCAACAAGACAATGCTAAAAAACAAAAAAACTTAGAGTCTTCCGTTAATCAGGAGGGTCAAAAAATTTCTAAGACGCAACAAGAAGTCAATCGATTAGACGAAGCCTTGAATGAAAAGATCTTTGCTGTCGAAACGAAAGATCGTCAAATTAAGGCGACGGAACGAGAAATCGTTCAACTTGGAAAAGAAATCGAAAAGTATAAAGCGAAATTAAAACGCCAAGAAAAACTACTTGGGGATCGTCTTCGTGTCATGCAAGAAAATGACGGGAACTCGATTAAATGGGAAGAAGTCATTTTTGGGGCAAAAAACGTCGGTGACCTCGTTAGCCGTGTCATGGCCGGAAAATCGATTTCAAAGCAAGATGATAAAATGATCACGGATTATCAAAATACGCAAAAGCAGTTAGCGGATGCACAACAAGAAGTGAAAGACAAGAAAGCACAATTGGTTGTTGAAAAGCAAGAATTGAAACGCCAACAAGCAGAACTTGAATCGCAATTAAAAGAGCGAAACAAACGCTTAAAAGAATTACGTAAGAAAAAAGAGAAATTTGAAACACAATTGATGGATGCAAAAGAAGTCCAGCAAATTCTGATTGCTCAAGAAAAAGCGATTGCAGCTGAAAAGGCAGCACGTGAACGTGAAGCACGTATCGAAAAAGAGCGTCAAGCTCAAGCAGCACGTGAAGCAAAAGCGCGAGCAGAAGCTGAAGCAGCTCAAGCAGCGGCTCAAAAAGAAGCTGAGCAACAAGCAGCTAAAGAAGCAGCGGCTCAGCAGGCAGCACAAGAGAAAGCGTCGCAAGCAGCGAAACCTTCTGGTTCGACGAAACAATCGACTCCAAAAGCATCTACACCTGCGCCAGCACCAGCTGCGCCAGCACCAGCTGCGCCAACACCGTCAGCACCTGCGACACCTAAACCGTCACCATCATCCGGTGGTCTGTTCATCCATCCAACGGTTGGGGCTGTCACGCAAGGCTATGGCTCAGCAGGTGGAGAAAACGGTTATACGTTCCATAACGGGATCGACTTTGGTGGTCCGGTTG contains:
- a CDS encoding YhgE/Pip domain-containing protein, coding for MFRSEWKKLKSPMMIVVILALILVPFLYNSIFLSAFWDPYGRTEDIKVAIVNEDQATKFKGEKVDIGDQFVDKLKKNDDFDWQFLSQDKAEKELRDGKVYMTVVIPKNFSKNATTLLDDHPKKIELEYYLNPAKNYSGTQISSTAAKQLNEKIRKSVTKQYSSAIFGALKKIANGMEKASDGSSKLEDGNHKTADGARTLATNLGKLADGSLTLSEKLGEANQGSKKLSDGVTTLDEKTTLFAQKTDELSSGLNTLDENGGNLQAGAAQLQEGATKLSGGSTQVRQGAEQLAAGTAQLNEKIPQLTDGLNQLDEKAQAANAFLTQLNQDAEQAKQDLRARREALEATVAQLKEVISASEQLSDEEKQTLLGSIGSLEENIQSLAAQEGAIDQSLAQATEATKKIGQLAAGGQQVQSAVSQLNAGQLKLVDGAKQVESGAQQLASGQQTFNEKLGQYTAGVHKAATGGAQLADGANQLSDGTHQLQAGASALNNGLGQLASGSSTITDGIGKTTEGASKIADANTKLEDGAKTLKDELSKGAKDATVKPTKERDNMLAEPVVLKEHDYSTVNNYGSGLSAYILSIALFAGALMFSSVYQIRPEHGESLTWRFLVGKLSLILPIGALQGVAAATAIVYVLDADVASVPALYGFAALTGMTFITILFTLAMLLGRVGQFLAFLLLLLQIGGSGGTFPVEMTPGFFQAIHAFLPMTYSVGGFREALGLGVTDALVSNSQVLATILVVALIISFVGGLGAKRILLSTKARRKQHDTV
- a CDS encoding quinone oxidoreductase family protein: MKALTFHEFGGSDVLRFEDVPTPTISEQEVLIEMKAIGLNFADIYRRKGNYHLEGQPPYILGYEGAGVITAIGAAVSTFHVGQRIAFADVPLANAEYVAAPVDKLIPLPDGISYETAASVLLQGLTAHYLTRDSYHVQPGDTVLVHAAAGGVGQLLTQLIRLLGATPIGLTSSPDKAQIAKTAGCESVYLYSENWVEQVLTQTSGRGVDVVYESIGSTLMDSFHVTKVHGTVVFYGMAGGDPAPVDPRFLMDTSKTLTGGDLWNVLTSSEERIRRSGELFDWILSSHLNLSSPTIFALSDGKAAHDFLESRRSTGKLLLIP
- the yidD gene encoding membrane protein insertion efficiency factor YidD, with the translated sequence MKRVLMGGIRFYQKVISPMKPATCRFYPTCSHYGMEAIERHGAVKGSYLTTRRLLRCQPFHPGGLDFVPEPDQFSWKAPLQRENPREKVEVTVE
- a CDS encoding tautomerase family protein — its product is MPLLRFDVIEGRSEEELNVLLNTAHDAMVEAFDVPERDRYQIVHTHKAHEMVIQDTGLGFKRSKDIVLISVTSKTRTKEKKQRLYQLLAERLEANCGLAPTDLMVSIVENDAADWSFGLGEAQFLTGKL
- a CDS encoding aldehyde dehydrogenase family protein is translated as MAQQNEATLHTDFTKIYIDGQWRTGASDSNMTNTNPFTGEELFTISAANQQDLDDAYEAAQVAQKDWAKVPALKRQGLIENFLKVLYEEKETIIDWLIKESGSTRIKAEGEFLASVLIVKEAATFPLRMHGEIRPSVVPGKENRIYRKALGVIGVISPWNFPFHLAVRSIATAIAIGNAVVVKPATDTPVSGGLIFASLFEKAGLPKGVLNVIVGRGSEIGDAIVEHPVPRLISFTGSTEVGRHIGELAGKHLKKTALELGGNNVFVVLDDADLDRAVESAVYSKFYHQGQICMSTNRILVASSIHDEFVEKYVARVKELQYGDPSHDRTQVGPLINQSQVERILEDLEKTKAAGATVRVGGEAKDNVIAPTVVTGVTNDMPLAKNEIFGPVAVIIPFDTDEEALEIANSLPYGLSGAVHGSSIERATAFALEVETGMIHINDQSVNDEPHMPFGGEKDSGLGRFNGEWVLEEFSTVQWLSVMHDRRQYKPFFE
- a CDS encoding DUF456 domain-containing protein — protein: MEVTILLWSLIVVCFLVAFAGLVYPIIPSAPILVVGFLIYGFGFGFSELSISFWVIQAIFIILLFTLDYLVSAYTVDRRGGSQAAKIATTVGLIAGPFILPGIGLLIFPFVFAILTEKIISKKTWQTAVSVGIGTVLGILSSALLKGIAMLLMIVIFILYVV
- a CDS encoding hemolysin family protein, whose protein sequence is METFDTTTIIIRLLVIALLIILTAFFVAAEFSVVKMRMSRIDQLITEGSKTAKVAKKLLENLDYYLSACQLGITVTALGLGWLGESTVGAILSMLFEEIDIPNSVSTIISFVLAFSIVTFLHVVLGELAPKSLAIQKTEAITMLLAPPLYWFGKVMKPFIWTLNGSARVILRLFGVEPAGHEEVHSEEEIKIIMTQSYKSGEINQTELSYMQNIFSFDERIAKDIMLPRTDLITISNDASMEDIIRLVEEYQFTRYPVAEEGDKDKILGFINAKQLFTDHMANKGKALSYYIHNLPIVSEYSPLQDAMLKMQVERTPMALVIDEYGGTAGVITMEDILEEIVGEIRDEFDKDEKADIEQIHERLYRISGRVLIDDLNERFNLGIEEEDIDTIGGWVMAQDTEVSSGQEFRYQAYTIKVMEVDNHQVKSIYLQLPDQEEVAAEDIG
- a CDS encoding organic hydroperoxide resistance protein yields the protein MSNVILTSRASAVGGRDGKVASDDNVINLDLVMPGTKGKEDIPTSNPEQLFAAGYAACFDGAYNLMARQAKKRVETRTNSEVSLLQDEADNGVKIAAKLVVEVVGVSQEEAEELLEKTHNFCPYSKATRGNIDVDLSVKVVDSL
- a CDS encoding type 1 glutamine amidotransferase domain-containing protein, with the protein product MSKKVAVVLADHFEDVEFTGPVDALKEAGHDITVIGAKKSAELVGKQEDAKVTVDLSIDETSAADYDALLIPGGFSPDLLREDERFVSFVEEFDMSKKPIFSICHGPQLMINAKIVKGRKMTGYKSIRIDLENAGVDFADEEVVVDDNFISSRQPDDIPAFNREIVAKLG
- the mce gene encoding methylmalonyl-CoA epimerase: MKLDHTGIAVRDMQEAISFYTKVLGGTLTKEYSNPAPGVASNIAVIEFDDAHIELLTPTSQDSPIARFLKQRGKGVHHIAYRVDDLDQAIAEAKQQGLTFLEDTYRTTPFGRRLIYMNPRHSHGVITELCDYPENS
- a CDS encoding murein hydrolase activator EnvC family protein; translated protein: MKKTFASLIVSALVLSSAPHFAAADDLSEQKAKNEQQQQDNAKKQKNLESSVNQEGQKISKTQQEVNRLDEALNEKIFAVETKDRQIKATEREIVQLGKEIEKYKAKLKRQEKLLGDRLRVMQENDGNSIKWEEVIFGAKNVGDLVSRVMAGKSISKQDDKMITDYQNTQKQLADAQQEVKDKKAQLVVEKQELKRQQAELESQLKERNKRLKELRKKKEKFETQLMDAKEVQQILIAQEKAIAAEKAAREREARIEKERQAQAAREAKARAEAEAAQAAAQKEAEQQAAKEAAAQQAAQEKASQAAKPSGSTKQSTPKASTPAPAPAAPAPAAPTPSAPATPKPSPSSGGLFIHPTVGAVTQGYGSAGGENGYTFHNGIDFGGPVGTPIVAAATGTVITASGGGPYGNHIMIAHQLNGKTYTTLYAHMSALNAHAGQRVSQGEQIGLRGSTGNSTGPHLHFEIHVGGYSYSATGPASSVNPMTMF